Genomic segment of SAR202 cluster bacterium:
GTGGAGGCTGACGGCCTCGTGCCCATGGAGTTTGGTGAGTCGACGAAGCTGCAGCCGGGGCAGCTGGTGATGGCTCTGGGGTATCCCTGGGGAGGCCCGGGCGCGGTGACCACAGGTGCTGTCATCGGGTCCGGGCGTGAGTGGGTTAACCTGCCGAGAAGTCACCGCGACTGGGTGGGGGTGAGCCTGCCCCAGCGGCCGGGAAATTCGGGCGGGCCGCTGATTGATGTCGAGGGCCGGCTGGTAGGGCTGAACACGATGATTACAGGCCCAGACGTAGCCATGGCTGTGCCTATCCACGTGGTGAAGGCGTTCCTGAAGAAGAACGTGGCGATTAAGGAGCCGGTGATGGTGTAGGGGACGGTGGGGATCACCGATTCCAAATTTCCATCCCCCAGCTTTGCAAGAATAGCCAGCGCCGTTCCTCATCGGTTCGACCTTATCGCCCTTTGTACCTCTTCTCAGAAAGGAGAAGAGGGAAAGAGAAAAATAAAGCACCACAACCTCCTCCTTCGGCCAGGCTCAGGACGGCGTCTAACTCCCTCTTCTTCCCTCGGGGGGGGGGGGGGGGGGGGGGGGGGGGGGGGGGGTACTCGGGACAGGCACTTTGCAATAGGAGAAGAGGGAGAACCAGATGGGACAGCCCCAGAACCCGAAGGAATCGGATAGGCAGGGATTCTAGGACTAAATTGTTACTCGCGTCCGTTGTAGGCGTAGAAGGGCTTCGGCATCTCTTGAGTCGTGCCAGTACTGGCGAAGAAGCGCTGCAGGTAGGGTTCGATCTGCGGGCGGAGTTCGCGCCAGGCGACCTTTTGGGGCAGCGGCGGCTTCTTGAAGGTCTTGGCGAGTTCCTTATAGAGAGCTTTCTTGTCTATCTTCGTAAGCCTCTTGCCCTTCATCACCACCTCGCCATCAACGACGACCGTGTCCACATCCACGCCGCGGCCCCTATATAGAACGCCGTCTATGATGGACACGCTCGGATCCAGAAGCGGCGCTTCGATGTTGCCTAAGTCCATGAGTAGCATATCGGCGCGGCGGCCAGGTTCGAGGGCGCCGATGCTATCGGCGAAGCCGGTGGAGGCGGCGCCGTTTTCCCACACCATCTGAAACACTTCGTAGGAAGTGAGGGGACGTGCGTCGGTGCCGGGGACTCGGTGGAGCTTGTGGACCAGACGCATCTCCTGGAGCAGGTCCTTGTCGTCGTTGAGGCCTGCTTCGTCGGTGCCGATGGACACGCGGACGCCAGCGTGCCGCAGCCGGGCGAGGGGCGTCACGCCGGCCTGAAGACGCAGGTTAGAGCTGGGGTTGGTAGCAACGAAGACACCGTGGCGAGCCATGACATCGATATCTTTCTCCGTGGCCCAGACGCTGTGGACGCAGTCGACCTCGGGGCCGAGAAATCGCAGGTCTTGCAGGTGCCCAACAGGCGTCTTTTTCCAGGCCCACTGCCCGTAGAGCCTCTGCTGGTAGACCTCCACCACGTGGATATGTATGGAGGTGTCATGTTTGACCGCCAGGTCTTTGAGGGCGGTGAGGAGCGTGTCGGAGCATCGATGGACGTTGCCGGGGGCGACGTTGATATTGAGCCTGGAGCTTGCGCCGCTGTACTTCGAGAAAACATCTTCGTGGCGGGCGATTAGCTCCTCCACAGGCAGATAGCCGGGCTTGAGAAAGTCCCAAAATCGTCGGCGAAGGTCGGGAGGCAGCGACGCGCTGAACTGCTCCTCGCCGCCACGGGCGCCGGCGACGGTGGTGTTCTGGTCGACAACCTCGGGCGCGAAAGCGAGGCGCATGCCGGCGTCTAGGTAGGCTTTGATAACCTTGTCAGTGTGTTCAGGGATGATGGGTGGGAAACCGCGGCCGGGGTCGTAGATAACCTGGACAGTAGTGGTGCCGGTCTCAAGCATCTGGATGGCGCCATAGAGGTGCTCCAGGTATGGGTCTAGGTCCCAGGGTCCGGCCAGGGAAAAGCTCTCCATAGCCTTATCCGGCTGGCCGAGTTGGAAGAACGAGACGCCGGTGTGATAGTGGGAGTTGATGAGGCCGGGCATGACCACAAACCGCCTGGAGCCGATGTCTTCGACGTCAGGGTGTTTGGCTTTCAGCGTTCGGTAGTCGCCCACCTCTTTGATGCGCCCATCTTTCTGGTAGACAGCGCCGTCGTTGATGATGGTTGCGGAGGAGGGGCCGGTGATTTTGCAGATGACGTACTTGCCGTGGATAAGTGATGAAGGCATGGGCAACCTCAAGTCGAAGTGAGGGGAGTGTACCAAATCGTCGGCTTTGACACTTCCCCACAGCCGTTGTTAGACTCACGGCGTTAGGCGAAATAATTATATGGATGAAGTGTTCCCTAAGGAGGGGCTATGTCTACGGCCAAGGCTTACCGGCGAGAAGAGGAGCGGCATTTCGCGCGCACGTCCAAATCTAGGCGGCTGGCGGAAGAGGCGAAGAAGTACCTGCCGGGCGGCAACACCCGCGCCGCCGCCTGGCTGGACCCCTATCCAGTCTTCGCCGTCCGCGGACAGGGCGCGCATATCTATGACGCCGACGGCAACAAGTACCTCGACTTCCTGATTAACGCCACCAGCCTGATACTGGGCCACGCGCATCCGGCGGTG
This window contains:
- a CDS encoding amidohydrolase family protein; the encoded protein is MPSSLIHGKYVICKITGPSSATIINDGAVYQKDGRIKEVGDYRTLKAKHPDVEDIGSRRFVVMPGLINSHYHTGVSFFQLGQPDKAMESFSLAGPWDLDPYLEHLYGAIQMLETGTTTVQVIYDPGRGFPPIIPEHTDKVIKAYLDAGMRLAFAPEVVDQNTTVAGARGGEEQFSASLPPDLRRRFWDFLKPGYLPVEELIARHEDVFSKYSGASSRLNINVAPGNVHRCSDTLLTALKDLAVKHDTSIHIHVVEVYQQRLYGQWAWKKTPVGHLQDLRFLGPEVDCVHSVWATEKDIDVMARHGVFVATNPSSNLRLQAGVTPLARLRHAGVRVSIGTDEAGLNDDKDLLQEMRLVHKLHRVPGTDARPLTSYEVFQMVWENGAASTGFADSIGALEPGRRADMLLMDLGNIEAPLLDPSVSIIDGVLYRGRGVDVDTVVVDGEVVMKGKRLTKIDKKALYKELAKTFKKPPLPQKVAWRELRPQIEPYLQRFFASTGTTQEMPKPFYAYNGRE